AAGCACAGACGCATCGCTGCACAGAGGTCAGGTGAAGTGTAATGACCTCACATTTAATATAATACTGATACTGCATTCAGACCCCTGTCACTTTGTCGATTTTCTTATGTTGCAGTCTGATACTACAATCCTTTACATTCATTTTGCTCTCATTAAAGAAccagtaagatgacaattttaagcGTCCTATCACCGTTtttaagtcccggacaacaggtttaaatgcatgcaaggtcaaaaaacactgtcattttctcaaaatatacatttaaaattaccccatttctcagagatccacaaacgattcgtgtgaagccgttcaacgaaTCAGTCTTCCTAACTCCCACCTTTCAGTAaactactctgctctgattggtcaactgacacacAGTCtccacacagaccacagatcagtggcacagaccaacaatagtgcaacatgtattgacctagtgctaacatgatttactgtgAAGACATtatcaacatcaatacacaacattcatcattaattcaagcaataaaaacgacgacagacacttgctgacagtatattaagagtttaaacaccgacatcaatacacatcattcatcatcagTACAAGTTATAAAAACGACaacagacattaacattttacactcatttaagcgtttatgtaagctaaccgggtcatagcaaaaccgtaagtgtgCATGagttagccgcttgctaacatGACTCTTtcacagtatattaagagtttaaataaCGACATCATTCAtaattaatccaagcaataaaaacgacgatagaaactaacaattttacactcatttaagcatttatgtaagctaatagaaactaacattttaaactacaacacTAGAAATTGAGCTCAGATGCCTCTCATTCCTCTTGACACCTTGATTGGACTTCACCTGTGGTAAATTAAATTGATTGGAGATGATTTGGAAAGCCACAGACCTCTCTGTTAAAGTCCTTACAGCTGACAACACATATCAGTGCAAAACCAAACCGTGAGGTGAATGAACTTCCTGCAGTTCAGGCACAGACAACATTTCTGCTACACTGAAGGTTCACAGGAGCACCGTGGTGTCTGTTATTCTCAAATGAAAGAAGTTTGGCACAATCAGGACTCCTTCGAAACCTCATCACCCAGCCAAACCGAGCAGTCAGTGGAGAAGAGAGATGACCAAGAGCCCTGTGTGGATTTGGGACAAAGTACCAGATGGACCACCATCACTGAGTCCTCCACCCATCTGAACGTCTCCTCTCCTCTGatgcaacactaaagagttttttttaccttaaaataacgtttccaaaaaagtttcagtcgttcatccacccgaaacagggtgaacggcactttcacattcgctttgcagccctctatcagccaaaaccgcactaaagaagtttccaaccgacGGGTCGCGGCcctgtagtttgagtgaaaactacaaaaacttgctttacggcagacctacaatccaatcagagccagctttgctgcagaaggctaaattatttacgacagtggtaatggacaattccgcttccaacctgtagggggagcaaagagcaaaaactctttagtgttgctttaacacatgAAGCCCTGTTTGAAGTTTGCACAGAAGCACCTGAAGGACTCTCAGACTGTGATGAACAAGACTCTCTGCTCTGAGGAAACCAAGAATGAAATCTTTGACCTCAATTCTAAACGTTATGTTTGAAGGAAACCAGGTATCATCATCACTTGCCCAATACCATCCCAGTGATCAAGCATTATACTGTGAAGGTGTTTTCAGCTTTAACTAAGTACTGAGTAAAGAGTATGAATATTTATGCAGATGTAATACTTCAGTTCTTTCTTTTGAATAAATTAACAGACAATTCTAAAATTCTGTTTTCACTTTGTCATTATGGGGAACAATGTCAGAAGAAATGATCCATAGCTGTCATAGAGCACCCTTTAAAAAGTACCCAAAAGGGTTCATATTAGGACCTCAGAAGCACACATTGATataaaatgtattgatatctGTGCCTTATAAAGGGGAATGCCCCAGTGATATCTGCTATTacattcgtttttttaatgattgacCACCCTacttactctaaatataaaatattttttttcacgtTTGTGTTTAACCCAGAAAAGGATGATTGCATTTAATGGCTGTGACTTTTTGACTGAATGGCTATACAAGTGAGTAGGATGTGGTGAATTGTGGTCTGTCTATATACATCTGCAGTATGagagattatttaaatattttcttttcttGTTAATTCTGTCTGTCCTTCAGCAAAAATCCTTGTCGGACCGAACACATACACCTGAATTTTCATGAAATTCCCTTTGTGCAAGACTGGCTTCTTATACAGTAAGCATACAGTATAGTACTGTACTATAGCGTCATGAACGTGTGTGTAATGCACATTTTGTTGTTATGTCAGTCCTAGGAAAAGCATCCCAGTTTTCCTGCTTCTGACAGATGAGCAGGCTGCATTGCTGATACAGGCTTACTGGAGAGGCTATAAGGTAGGAATCGCTTAAAAACCCAACCCATGTTATATCTTTGGACATTTAGTATGGTGCTGTGCTAATGCAGGTTTGAGTTGTGAGAGCAGTGATGGAGTGCACATTGATTTTTGTCAGTTATTATTACCTTTACTGCAGATGATCATGGACATCAGAGTTTAAGGCAGaatattaaaagttgtgattatATATCTACACACAGATCAAAATTTCTATGTCATAATGTCAGATCTCAAAGGAAATATACATTGCCAGGGAAAAGCCTTTCCAGTCAACACAACCATCTCTCTTGTCTAACTTGAATGCACCGATAATGCAAGCCAAccacataaatgtatatttaaatgcttaGGTTTGAAAATCCAAATAGAAATGGACCACTAGCACATATAGCCTCATGACGTACTTtcaatttgaaataatatagCTCACTAGTTTCCGGTTGTACAGTATGTATTTACAATGGGCTGTTGCTGCCTATGATacttaaactgtttaaaataagATTTGTAAGTACATACACATTATTAGTGACATGTGAAAATAGgatcattttccagctcccctagagttaaaaacattagatttttaccattttggaatccattcagccaatctccgggtctgacgctaccacttttagcatagattagcataatccattgaatctgattagaccattagcattgcgctcaaaaatgaccagcgtttcaatatttttcctatttaaaacttgactcttctgtagttacatcatgtactaaaaccgacggaaaattaaaagatttgattttctaggcagatacggTTAGGAACAATACTCTCATTTCGCcgtaataattaaggactttgctgcggtaccatggctgcagcaggggcaatgatattacgcagtgcccgaaaatagtcccctgctattgaaagttaccaaggggactacaCAGCTCAAAAAAATAAAGGGGAACACTAAAATAACACATCCTAGATCTGAATGAATGAAATAATTgtattaattacttttttctttacATAGTTAAAAGTGCTGACAACAAAATCCCCCAAACATTATCAATGGAAATTTAATTTATCAACCCATAGTGGTCTGGATTTGGAGTCACACTTAAAATTGAAGTGGAAAACCCCACACTAGGCTGATCCAACTTGGATGTAAtgtctaaccctaaccctaaaacAAGTCAAAATGAGGCtcagaagtgtgtgtgtgtgtgtggcctCCACGTGCCTGTATGACCTTCCTACAACGCCTGGCCATGCTCCTGATGAGGTGGCGGATGGTCTCCTGAGGGATCTCCTCCCAGACCTGGACTAAAGCATCCACCAACTCCTGGACAAGTCTGTGGTGCAACGTGGTGGTGTTGGTGGATGATGTCCCAGATGTGCTCAATTGAATTCAGGTCTGGGGAATGGGCGAGCCAGTCCATAGCATCAATGCCTCCCTCTTGCAGGTACTGCTGACACACTCCAGCCACATGAGGTCTAGCGTTGTCTTGCATTAGGAGGAACCCAGGGCCAACTGCACCAGCATATGGTCTCACAAGGGTCTGAGGATCTCATCTCCATACCTAATGGCAGTCAGGCTACCTCTGGCGGGCACATGGAGGGCTGTGTGGCCCCCCCAAAAAAAGCCACCCCACACCATTACTGATCCACTGCCAAACCGGTCATGCTGGAGGATATTGCAAACGTTCTCCACGGCATCTCCAGACTCTGTCACATCTGTCACGTGCTCAGTGTGAACCTGCTTTCATCTGTGAAGAGCACAGGGTGCCAGTGGAAAATTTGCCAATCTTGGTGTTCTCTAGCAAATGCCAAACATCCTGCACGGTGTTGGGCTGTAAGCACAACCCCCGCCTGTGGGCGTCGGTCCCTCATACCACCCTCATAAAGTATGTTTCTGACCGTTTGAGCAGACACATGCAAATTTGTGGCCTGCTGGAGGTCATTTTGCAGGGCACTGGCAGTACTCCTCCTTGCACAAAGGATAGGTAGCGGACCTGCCGCTGGGTTGTTGCCCTCCTACGGCCTCCTCCACGTCTCCTGATGTACTGGCCTGTCTCCTGGTAGCACCTCCATGCTCTGGACACTACGCTGACAGACACAGCAAACCTTCTTGCCACAGCTCGCATTGATGTGCCATCCTGGATGAGCTGCACTACCTGAGTCATTTGTGTGGGTTGTAGACTCATGCTACCAATAGAGTGAAAGCACCGCCAGCAttcaaaagtgaccaaaacatcAGAACCACTAATTTACTGGGGATGTCTTGCTAATTGCCTATAATTTCCACCTGTTGTTTTTTCCATTTGCAAAACAGCATGAAAAATTTATTGTCAACCAGTGTTGCTTCCTAAGTGGACAGTTTCATTTCACAGAAGTGTGATTGACTTGGAGttacattgtgttgtttaaGTGTTCCCTTTATTTTTTTGAGCAGTGTATTTTCGGCAGGGCTTAATATCATTGcgaaagtccttgattattacgccagaatgagtgTATAGTttcctttctgacatcacaaggggagccaaatttcaatgagctatttttttacatgcttgctgagaacggtttaccaaaactaagttactggcttgatctttttcacattttttaggatgatagaaccactggggacacgattatagcacttaagtTTATAGTACACTGTGCGATTTTTATATAGTCCTTTAGGATTGTTGCTTGCCACACTGTGCGATCAAGATTGTAGTTTTGTCCATGTCACACTGTATGATCTCAGTTTCAATGAATGTCAGACAGCACGggtttaaagacttttaaaaataggAGGCACGCAAACAAATGCGTTCGTAGTTTTACGTCAGCGATCGGCAATGGCTGGGTGAACACACGCCGAACCAAGGCTAGCTAAATGAAATGTCATCTAGCGTTCATTTTTATCATGACTTGTCTCAGAATGAGTACCTGGCATTTGTATTTCCAGCGCGTATGTCCACCTGGCTGTTTTCGATATTTGTCTGCGTTGGTTTGTTGTAGTCGCACTATTTGCGTCATCGGGTTTTATGCTTCTATTTGCGCTTGATCTGCTTGTTGTCGTAGGAAGATGTCACACAGCAGCATTGTGTCTCTAAATTCTGACATTTTGTTGGAGTATAATTTTGATCGCAACGGTCATTAATCGGCTGTCTGTGAACATGTCAAACTAGCGATCAAAGACGGCAGATTTTAGCCTAGGATTCCAGGAATTTTTCAAAATTTAGTTCAAAATTTGTCCCAAACAGCTAAATCGTGGCTGAATCTCACAGTGTGCACCGGGCTTTGAACTAGAGGTCTACACAGAAGACCCGAGACCTGAAGACCGTACGGGTTCGGGtccatattttaaatgatcagccgggtcgggtctcaatctattacttcgggtcccgggtctgtttaacattgtgggtaatacccgaggtcgatcggactcggagaaaacacactcacatttaaataaaatatttcaaaaacagcaacaaaaacttagatAAAATGGCGCAAAAAATTTTCTATGACGCTAaaattgcgttaaaaagtttatatttggttgctccaaccaggcagctaacgcgcatgtactcttgtaatgtttctctggctaccagtcaggagcttctgcagtgagacgcaatggctttacctttgacaattggctcCTTTATTTAGATGGCGGGACCTATTCCGCCGTACCGCGCATTTTGCACTGACTTCtctcatttttataataatattataaattgaccatcttgctgttatatctaaagttttcgcgatctgctcaaagagcacagagatgatagcaaAGAAGTAAAGCTAATGAAAGCAGCCatggcactgaacgagcaatcgttattataatccaaatgggcaaacatgattaagcaagttgacccgatacacaacaaatgactgtaaagtggacttttaaagctggaataagcatttcaatcgtcaagagaggaataacatggatggaactttcttggaaataaggattgtgcatcacgcagtcaggtacaaggagggagaagactaacatctatgggtaagacaaaaagttaaattttcgctacttgtttattgacttattaataacatttagctaaagaatatttgcCGGTCGGGTCTGTGTCTTCCCGGACAGGTTCGGGtccagattttaaataatagacgggtccgcgtcggatccgggtccagcttttaaataatagacgggtccgggtcggttccaggtccagctttcaaaacaacggacgggtccgggtcggttcagtgtagcacatttacggGTCTGATCGGGCTTGGGTAGGAATTTTTGaacccgtgtagacctctactttgaacatggaaaagtcatgttatgtcccctttaagtcacAACCCCCTAACTGCTTTTTTGAATGTTCAAACCCCCATTCTAGAAGGTTCAAGGTTCAGATCTCGCAGCTTAGCAAGTTGTGCCATTCAGTTTAGTTGAAACAAAGTGACATCGGTAAGGTTAACACTCACTTCCCTGGATAAGCTATACACTAGTCAGGTGGATCAAAGTTCAGCCAAGACAAGAACGAATAGTGTTCCAAATTACAAGACAACTTTTATgatccactttaaatgttgactagtgtacaTTTGTATGAATTGATCAAACATTTTGGGGTGGGCTGCAATATGAagtaaattaaactaaatgtcaaCCAAactttaaaccttttttttaataattaaggTTACAATGAAACTATTATCCTTggtttgaaataataaaaaggtttaaatattaaaactgTAACCATCCAACCACCAGAGGGAGCCATCTCACAAACATAACCTTCATGTGGATGTCTTCTCTGCTTGTTTTCTGGTTTACAGAGGGGGCAAACTGGCCCACaaggcatttttttttcaaatacttTAAATGTCATGGCATTCCAGTTGgcttatttaattaattacaaatacAAATGATGGTATGAGTCTCTATTGCACATTCAATTTCATGCTGCATTACACAAAGCCAAACTTGATTGGTTGCTGTATGTGTCAGTCATATGGTCTCTTGGGTGGTCATGGTCAATTTAAAAAGACCATGGTTGCAAGACCTTCAACATGAAGTTTGTTTTAAAgtgtattacagtttttctcagtcgctttggtacatttctcgaatcataCTCGACgtttgcaaaacagtaagtgcatttctcaaaacaattcgtacaaatagcaaaacaacatggataacctgcaaaagccaATCTCTTACTCAAAATTcttagttcatctctcaaaagtaaatatctgtgtcaatgaagaTGTCAGTGCCATCAGAATGACAAGTCCTTGTGTCGTTGTGTACtgataagacagtcaaattgcttagtcatgttgtcaatataacagtttACTATGGAGGGAtgttctgatgtaaactatggCTAAAGTTTTCATGACAATTATTGTAAATTATAGGTTACATCTTAGGTTAAGTTATGTGGGAGTTTGATTCCAAGAGATTGgacaatgtttacatttacgcttttactgtttgtactgtaatttgttgacagaccatgtcattgccatacagaaaggaaaagacagcactgcatagcacaaagaaagaaaacaaaagtagaaatgtgaacataGGACAAGGACTAAGGGAAACTGTACATGGAGTGCTTTGGGCTGCCAGTGAAGACGTCTAGCTCAAAAATAGATGATGCATATAGTTTTAGAACatataaaagaaatgaaagcaaacaccttaaACACCTGTTGGAATATCAGTCATTGTGGTACTGTATTTATGTTCAGGTGCGTATACGTCCAGATGTTCAAGAGTTGAGGCAGTGGCAGAGAGAACTGCGGGAGGAGAACTCCAACATCAACAAAACAGTTCAGGAGTTTTGGGCACGTCAGGAAAACCGAGGTCAGAAGCACACACAGTATTATTTCCTTTAAGACAAACTCTAGTGTTTATAAAGACCATCATAACGGCCCAGTCACTTCATCCGATGGAGTGCCAGAAACTTTACTCTTTTCTTGTACTattagtacactgtaaaaacaattGCCTCCCTAACTCAAAATTTTCTAGTGACTGGtcacattgacatttttcacTTGGGCTAATAGATTTTCTATGAATTGAATTTTATCAATTGTGGCAACAATCTGTAAACATTACCTCAATTGAAAATAACAGGTTGAGCCAATTGAAAAtaagaaaccatgtttttttgcccaattaactttttaaaattgtgGAAGCATTCAGCTTTTTTATTTACCCaatctgaaaatgtatattGGTAAAACTATATTGGTAAAGAACCATACTGAAAAGTTTATTTCCCATTGTCCTAATAGAAAAAGAAACACTCAAAGTATTTTGTAACATCTTATTCATttgtaaacatacagaaattGTCTGCATAAAAATATACAGCAGacattagaaaaaaatatatttttattagaaaGTTTTTAACAATAACACAGTCgcaaatattttgtgaaaatttaaattaaatgtaagtaATGGAGTGTACCTCTCCTCCAAGGGGtgatttcctggacagggtttatcaTAGTTCCAGACTAAAAAGCATGTTTAAGCTGTCTTCATTTAAAATCATATTGCACCTACATATCTTAACcaatatcagtgccattgttttgtctcaagatgcacagtaataatgtttgaaaaatctacttaaatgtcttaatataacaaaggcctagtcctggattaagctaaaccctgtctgggaaaacgcCCCCAAGTGTTCAGTAAAGCTTCACATAGATTTTAGTACTCAAAGCTCATGGAACTGCCACTTAACAATTCAAACGTTAAACATGTGAAACATTttatcttcaaaaacaccaatataaaagtgtgtgtgtgtgtgtggggggggggtccTCACCCAATGTTAATCACAATTTCAATTGAATTTGACATTCTTACACTAAGTAAGAGCTTATGAAACTACTTCTTTAAACATCTtacaaatattttcaaaattgtcaaaacactttaaaatgtaagtaaCTGACGGAAGGGTTCCTCAATCAGTGTTCAGCAAaatctcatttgaattttacaATTCTGTAAAACCTCTGGGGTTCGAACGTTTTGACACGCAAAGCGAAGCGCGCACGTGACTGAGCAGAAAGTGAAGCTCCGCTTGTcattggtcacgtgatttcaACGTTAACAATACAGGCTTCGAATCGAGGCTTCATCTGGCACGACCACTTTTGCTCGACACAAGCTCCGGAACTTTGCTTCAAATGTAACATCAATATTGTATATACACACTGGAGAACACTTTGCACATTTGGACTTTGAACACGGTTGGACTTGTTTGAGTTTGGTTTTTTGTATtcctttcttttaacagtcttaAGATTTAATGTGTTGTCTTAAGTTTCATGTGATTTCTTCTAAATACACTTCTTTAATTGATTTAACTTGTTTGTCATCATTTAACATTGTTTTAATTTCACACAATAAATCTGAcctcatttttaaacatttgtaacTCGGATGATAAGGCCAACCGTTACAACATTATTGATCAAATGTTGCCTTGTGGGTTTTTTAAAagtttcattatgatttcataGAGTACATCTGTTTTTATCTTTCTGCTGATCTTCAACAGCTtccttaaaatgattttttgtttgtttgttttagtttggtCCGAGCTGGTTGAACTTGGTGATGTTGCTGAGCATCATCCGGAGTCTGCTGTGTCGATCGAGGTGGTTCCCCCCACACCACAGAGCAGAGTGTTGTATACACCTGCTTTACAGAGCACCCTCGAGAGACAAGATCTTCTCACCGCCTCACAGCTCCAGCATCATATTCATGACAGTCCTGTGCATCACACCAGTCTGTAAAGACATCTCTTTATATCAGTTCATGCTCAATTACATTGTGTTTTCTTGAATTCATTCATATTAAGACCATTTTGTTTTCTTCATATTGCACTTTTCCCAATGCACATTATTTGTTTGTCTCCATATACTGTGCACAACAATCGACATAAAACAACACGCTTACTTGAAGAAAGCTGGAAACTTTTTGCACTCGGATGCAAAGCATTAATTAGAAATTCTCACATAAAGTTGACTTTGAAGAGCGAGTGAaatcaaatgtatttaaatttcCATTTGTAACCCATAGATAGCAAGCAGCCATTCAGTCAATGCATCGATGTTAATTTCATTTTGGACAAATTATTAATACACAGAATATCAGCTTAGCTTGTTGTAAGATtgtgataaaataaataaattgtcaaACTTCAAAAATGTATGTCTTGATGAAGCAAGTGTATGtacttaaataaattgaaatatttgaaatcattttttgagctgaaatattaaaatattatataactGAAAAACGCCCGTTCCTAATGCTTATTGTGGGTTTATATATAGGCAGACACGTGCATGTGTCAGtatattattaacatttttgCAGAAATCAAACTCTGAGGGAGACTGCTTGAGATTCGTGTTCATCATTAGAGCGAGCGCATCAGAAGGTGCAGAGCTCCAGTCGTCTCTGATCTTAATTTCAAAAAGGCCAATAAGAGTTGGTGAGTGGAATCATCATACTGTACATCAAGTTTTTTTTGTGAGCTTCGGCGGGTATTTCCATAGTTGACCAGCCCTATTTGAAGGCTAAGGAAAGGGATGATTCTCCTTTGATTAGTCAGAGACAAAATAACATCACCTATTTCTCTACACTTTAGGTACATTCCAGAAGGTGAGGTCCTCTGGGATGTAATGTCCAATAAGAATCCTAAAGAGGCGTCAAATTTGAGCAGCAGACTCGGGCAGTGTGTTTTGCTTTAGCACACTATATTGAAGTCTTCCCTATCCTAAATACTGTGCCCAGCATAAATGAGTACACAGATTTTTCTCCATTTGTTAGTAAATATGAGACCAATTTGCTTTCTTTTTTACACACcagttttattaaacatttatttttattaacaaaagagTTAAAGTCACTGACCATCTTTAGGACACAAAAATTAACTCATTTAAATCAATAAagtgtattaaataaagtgtaattAACAGGAATTCACTAGGAAATGATGAATATAATTAATCATCACACAGGTAGCAACAGGATAACTGGCAATTGAGAGTGGTAGTTAAGAGAGAAAATCCACTTTAATGTAATGGTGACAGAATAGCACCACATGGTAAAGAAATATCTCAAGACatgagaaataaaataatttatttgcaCAAAATGGTCAAGGTTTCAAGATAATTAGTGAACATTGCTAATAAGTTTGAATACTGTCACGACAGGGACTCCAAAAAAGATGGACTTGTGAGAAGCTCTCTGCGATCtccaggggtctcatttataaagcgtgcgtacgcccAAACGGGGCTCGAAACGTGCGTATGCCAGTTCCcatgcaaaggttgtgatctataaaaaaaaaacttgatggGAAAATgagcttgcagggtgggatctgaggatgattcatgtatgcacacttgcaggtgatctgtgatttataaagggaacattttttggtttataagtcttaatatttttgctGTACGCcctttttggcttttgtgcgtacgtagacttttaatAAGCATCcgacgcacagttttataaatgagaccccaggaCGTTTACTGAAGTTAACACCTCGTCAAGAGCGTTTTGTGATGAGAGATGTTGAAAAAGAATCATCATGCAAGTACAGCACAGTTGGCTTAATCATTAGAAAATCAATCTGGAGTGTTTCCTGTGACAGCACACGATAGACGTACAGTGCAAAGGAGAGGCATGCATGGCTGTCATCCACAGAGAAAGCCACTGGTAAAGCCAATGCACAAAAAGCCTTTTACTAGAGCTCATATTGAGAAAGGTAAAGACTATTGGGTCTCTAACTCTCCATACTTTGAGTAATGAGATGAAGATGAATCTTTGTGGCTCTGAGGTGTTCCAAACTGTATGGCTAAGGTGATGAGTACAATGAAACAGTAAAGCATGGTGGTGGTGTCAGTGTTCTTCTGTGGACTCTCATGAGTG
This window of the Misgurnus anguillicaudatus chromosome 19, ASM2758022v2, whole genome shotgun sequence genome carries:
- the iqck gene encoding IQ domain-containing protein K isoform X2, whose protein sequence is MNESHLMCSSLDLKQRMDTSPSTDYLEKDVLPLLTSGLEALLKEAQTHRCTERMIAFNGCDFLTEWLYNKNPCRTEHIHLNFHEIPFVQDWLLIHPRKSIPVFLLLTDEQAALLIQAYWRGYKVRIRPDVQELRQWQRELREENSNINKTVQEFWARQENRVWSELVELGDVAEHHPESAVSIEVVPPTPQSRVLYTPALQSTLERQDLLTASQLQHHIHDSPVHHTSL
- the iqck gene encoding IQ domain-containing protein K isoform X1; its protein translation is MNESHLMCSSLDLKQRMDTSPSTDYLEKDVLPLLTSGLEALLKEAQTHRCTEKRMIAFNGCDFLTEWLYNKNPCRTEHIHLNFHEIPFVQDWLLIHPRKSIPVFLLLTDEQAALLIQAYWRGYKVRIRPDVQELRQWQRELREENSNINKTVQEFWARQENRVWSELVELGDVAEHHPESAVSIEVVPPTPQSRVLYTPALQSTLERQDLLTASQLQHHIHDSPVHHTSL
- the iqck gene encoding IQ domain-containing protein K isoform X3 — encoded protein: MNESHLMCSSLDLKQRMDTSPSTDYLEKDVLPLLTSGLEALLKEAQTHRCTEVSKNPCRTEHIHLNFHEIPFVQDWLLIHPRKSIPVFLLLTDEQAALLIQAYWRGYKVRIRPDVQELRQWQRELREENSNINKTVQEFWARQENRVWSELVELGDVAEHHPESAVSIEVVPPTPQSRVLYTPALQSTLERQDLLTASQLQHHIHDSPVHHTSL